One window of Chamaesiphon minutus PCC 6605 genomic DNA carries:
- a CDS encoding IS4 family transposase → MLPELYHAHLSEKFTRGNYLLTILLIQVVQSIKEVTLESIATKLAMPIKFESRRKKVQRFLSNDEWDLDNVWLSLVIAWIKGNVKQNNIIYLAIDRTKWQSNNILMVSMIWRKRAIPIYWQMLDKQGNSTLENQQLVLTPVFAALSDYSLLVLGDREFCSVTLANWLREQKIDFCLRLKKNVCIKTEEELWTELKRLGLEPGNSFFNQEVTIRKTAPVEGFNLAGKWLGKYRNITTKEPWYILTSLADLQAAVDTYAKRFGIEEMFRDFKGGGYNLEKTNLTGERLSKLLILLSLAYLKSIIQGIDIKSKQVQEYLGRKTEHHRKYARHSTFYIGLWGESWVDSTSSNWQVVVELMSLSPHKLPNYQQGLRAMRLILSAL, encoded by the coding sequence ATGTTACCAGAATTGTATCATGCCCATTTGTCAGAAAAATTCACACGCGGTAACTACTTATTGACAATTTTATTGATTCAAGTAGTGCAATCTATTAAAGAAGTCACGCTAGAAAGCATCGCAACAAAACTAGCGATGCCAATTAAATTTGAAAGCAGAAGAAAAAAAGTCCAGAGATTTTTATCAAATGATGAATGGGATTTAGATAATGTTTGGTTATCACTAGTGATTGCTTGGATTAAAGGCAATGTCAAACAGAATAATATTATATATTTAGCAATAGATCGAACCAAATGGCAATCAAACAATATTTTGATGGTCAGTATGATTTGGCGAAAGAGAGCAATTCCTATTTATTGGCAAATGCTTGATAAACAAGGGAACAGTACATTGGAAAACCAACAATTAGTATTAACCCCAGTATTCGCTGCCCTATCAGATTATAGCTTGTTGGTACTGGGAGATCGTGAATTTTGTAGTGTTACTCTTGCGAACTGGCTTAGAGAGCAGAAAATAGATTTCTGTTTACGACTGAAAAAGAATGTTTGTATCAAGACTGAAGAGGAATTGTGGACTGAACTGAAAAGGCTAGGATTAGAGCCAGGAAATAGCTTTTTTAATCAAGAAGTAACAATTAGAAAAACTGCACCAGTTGAAGGATTTAACCTAGCAGGTAAATGGCTAGGTAAATATCGAAATATTACCACAAAAGAGCCTTGGTATATTCTGACCAGCTTGGCAGATCTACAAGCAGCAGTTGATACCTATGCTAAAAGATTTGGAATTGAGGAGATGTTTCGAGACTTTAAGGGCGGAGGATATAACTTAGAAAAGACTAATTTAACGGGCGAACGATTGAGCAAATTATTGATTTTGCTATCACTAGCATACTTGAAGAGTATCATCCAAGGGATAGATATCAAATCAAAGCAAGTTCAAGAATATCTCGGCAGAAAAACAGAACATCACCGAAAATATGCTAGACATAGCACTTTCTATATTGGACTCTGGGGTGAATCATGGGTCGATTCAACATCTAGTAATTGGCAGGTTGTTGTTGAATTAATGTCTTTGTCCCCACATAAACTACCTAATTATCAACAAGGCTTGAGAGCTATGAGACTTATCCTATCAGCGTTATAG
- a CDS encoding NAD(P)/FAD-dependent oxidoreductase yields MTRYPVAIVGAGPAGLTAGYELVKRGIETIVVEQANLVGGISRTEMYKGYRFDIGGHRFFTKVPQVDRFWHEILDTEFIQVPRLSRIYYQGKFYNYPLSVSNTLSNVGLSDSFLMVMSYCQAKLKSTLKLTPEPETFEEWVTDRFGERLYRTFFKTYTEKVWGIPCNQIRADWAAQRINGMSLRRVVINAVFGSQNAKSLIKEFDYPILGPGMMWERTQELIEQKGGEVRLNTKVKRIERSGKRIERMTIEQNGQTQQIEADAFISTMPVTALLQRLDPLPPSEVLAAAKGLKYRDFLIVALIIDRDDLFPDNWIYIHSPEFKVGRIQNFKNWSAAMVPEPGKTCLGMEYFCNKGEDLWGRSTEELIELATQEAIDLNIGVLPGDVRDGTVIRQPKAYPVYDGEYRQHLQVIQDYLKTFENLQTVGRNGMHRYNNQDHSMLTAMLAVQNILGERHDLWNINVERSYHEEFTKEQWKTATQKLTESKFSNIPDREVSV; encoded by the coding sequence ATGACACGATATCCCGTCGCGATCGTCGGTGCAGGACCAGCCGGACTCACAGCAGGCTACGAATTAGTCAAACGTGGTATTGAGACGATCGTCGTCGAACAAGCCAACTTAGTCGGGGGGATTTCCCGCACCGAAATGTATAAAGGGTATCGATTTGATATCGGTGGACATCGTTTTTTTACCAAAGTCCCGCAAGTCGATCGCTTTTGGCATGAAATTCTCGATACAGAATTCATTCAAGTCCCGCGCCTATCGCGGATTTATTATCAGGGCAAGTTTTATAACTACCCACTATCCGTATCCAATACCCTCTCAAATGTTGGGCTGTCCGACAGCTTCTTGATGGTGATGAGCTATTGCCAAGCCAAGCTTAAATCGACGTTGAAGCTGACCCCCGAACCGGAGACATTTGAAGAGTGGGTGACCGATCGATTTGGCGAACGCCTCTACCGCACTTTTTTCAAAACCTATACCGAAAAAGTGTGGGGGATTCCCTGCAACCAAATTCGCGCAGATTGGGCAGCACAGCGGATTAATGGCATGTCACTGCGGCGAGTCGTCATCAATGCGGTGTTTGGCAGCCAGAATGCCAAAAGCTTGATTAAAGAATTCGACTACCCGATTTTAGGCCCAGGGATGATGTGGGAACGCACTCAGGAACTAATCGAGCAAAAAGGCGGTGAGGTGCGACTGAATACGAAGGTAAAGCGAATCGAGCGGTCGGGCAAGCGGATCGAGCGGATGACGATCGAGCAAAACGGCCAAACCCAGCAGATTGAAGCCGATGCATTTATTTCAACTATGCCTGTAACTGCATTGCTACAACGTCTCGATCCGCTCCCGCCATCGGAAGTACTCGCCGCAGCCAAAGGCTTAAAATATCGCGATTTTTTGATTGTGGCCTTGATTATCGATCGCGACGATCTATTTCCTGACAATTGGATTTATATTCATAGTCCCGAATTTAAGGTGGGGAGGATTCAAAACTTCAAAAACTGGAGTGCGGCAATGGTACCCGAACCAGGGAAAACCTGTTTGGGAATGGAATATTTTTGCAATAAAGGTGAGGACTTATGGGGTCGATCGACCGAAGAGCTGATTGAGTTGGCAACGCAAGAAGCGATCGATCTAAATATCGGCGTTCTCCCTGGTGATGTGCGGGATGGTACCGTAATTCGGCAACCCAAAGCTTATCCAGTTTATGATGGCGAATATCGTCAGCATTTACAGGTGATTCAGGACTATTTAAAGACATTTGAAAATCTACAAACCGTCGGTAGGAATGGAATGCACCGTTATAATAATCAAGATCATTCGATGCTGACAGCCATGCTTGCCGTCCAGAATATTTTGGGCGAACGGCACGATCTGTGGAATATAAATGTGGAACGGTCTTATCATGAAGAGTTCACCAAAGAACAGTGGAAAACAGCAACCCAAAAGCTGACTGAATCAAAATTTAGTAACATACCCGATCGAGAAGTATCGGTTTAA
- a CDS encoding glycosyltransferase family 2 protein: protein MVFSPSQTPLPSESPTVPSFSIVVETENLSSADIAGLARCLDSLAAQELPLKQANEVLIVESGDVPKETIDRLCRDYPFLTVRRIDADIDYYAAKMKGIALTTGEIVVLADSDCVYEPDWLRHILMPFSRQPEVRVVAGETTTPITSAYELAIALVYIFPRFSDRVQLASGRGYFCNNVAFGREFLIEHPIPARLPIYRGNCTIHAQSMQAAGYTIWQQPQARATHAAPNGLTHFYWRFLLLGYDALAVSRLERQSSVTERPTWQPLRDAIACGGIGLWKVKQLLHRCYTVVAEEPRHLVQLPLAIPIAIAAVVLFFAGLVLAYFRPHYLLANASNIEAKWAHSQS from the coding sequence ATGGTGTTTTCACCATCTCAAACCCCCTTGCCATCCGAATCTCCCACCGTACCCAGTTTTTCGATCGTCGTCGAAACCGAAAATCTCTCAAGTGCGGACATTGCGGGATTGGCTCGGTGTCTTGATAGCTTGGCCGCACAGGAATTGCCGCTGAAGCAGGCAAATGAAGTCCTAATTGTCGAAAGCGGCGATGTACCCAAAGAGACGATCGATCGACTCTGTCGCGATTATCCCTTTTTGACGGTGCGCCGGATCGATGCGGATATTGATTACTACGCAGCCAAGATGAAGGGCATCGCCCTCACCACTGGCGAGATCGTCGTGCTGGCCGACTCCGACTGCGTTTACGAACCAGATTGGCTCAGGCATATTTTGATGCCATTCTCTCGACAGCCAGAGGTGCGAGTGGTGGCGGGTGAGACAACTACGCCCATTACCAGTGCTTACGAATTGGCGATCGCGTTGGTCTACATCTTTCCTCGGTTTTCCGATCGGGTGCAGTTAGCTAGCGGTCGCGGGTATTTTTGTAATAATGTCGCATTTGGGCGCGAGTTTCTGATCGAGCATCCGATTCCCGCCCGACTGCCAATTTATCGCGGTAACTGCACGATTCACGCGCAATCGATGCAGGCAGCAGGATACACGATTTGGCAGCAGCCACAGGCGCGGGCGACTCATGCTGCGCCTAATGGTCTGACTCATTTCTATTGGCGGTTCCTGCTATTGGGATACGATGCGCTAGCAGTTTCGCGGTTAGAGCGGCAGTCGTCTGTCACCGAGCGTCCGACTTGGCAACCACTTCGCGATGCGATCGCCTGCGGTGGAATTGGCCTATGGAAAGTAAAACAATTGCTGCATCGCTGTTATACCGTTGTGGCTGAAGAGCCTCGCCACTTGGTGCAGCTACCATTAGCCATCCCGATCGCGATCGCGGCTGTGGTGCTATTCTTTGCCGGATTAGTCTTAGCCTATTTCCGACCTCACTATTTGCTGGCCAATGCCAGCAATATCGAAGCAAAATGGGCGCATTCTCAATCGTAA
- a CDS encoding lipopolysaccharide biosynthesis protein codes for MSSTPTSQKIVSGTIWVFLAEALLLPTGLLTAAFLTRRLGAEGYGLFTLAATLIGWIGWSITSVFTRTTIKFVGEAADWRAIGAAVLRLHLLLGCGAMLSIWLLADSIASQLGEPELAFYLRLFAVDLPLFCVGYVHRSILVGIGRFPQRAIATAGRWLARLLLIVGLVAMGLSVPGAILGSIGASLVELLICRFYVRPSLFDRTNFPMRKLWNYAVPLFLFALSMRLYEKLDLFALKLMGGTAAEVGIYGAAQNLALIPGIFSLSFAPLLLSTLTRTLARGDKLAAEQTGCHALRSIVLMLPFAGMNAGAAPEIVQFIFGKPFLPAAPVLAVLIFGAIALAMISVTTAILTAAGKPNWTLMLAAPLVP; via the coding sequence ATGAGTTCGACACCCACCAGTCAAAAGATAGTCAGCGGTACGATCTGGGTCTTCTTGGCGGAGGCTCTGTTGTTACCGACTGGGCTGTTAACAGCCGCTTTTCTGACTCGGCGGTTGGGGGCAGAGGGCTACGGTTTATTTACCCTAGCAGCCACCCTCATTGGTTGGATCGGTTGGAGTATTACTTCTGTCTTTACGCGCACCACCATCAAATTTGTGGGGGAAGCAGCCGATTGGCGAGCGATCGGTGCGGCAGTGCTGCGACTGCATTTGCTATTGGGGTGTGGCGCGATGCTCTCGATCTGGCTGCTAGCAGACTCGATCGCTTCGCAACTTGGCGAGCCAGAACTAGCATTCTATCTGCGGCTATTTGCGGTGGATCTGCCACTGTTTTGTGTGGGCTACGTTCATCGCAGTATCTTAGTAGGCATCGGTCGATTTCCGCAACGCGCGATCGCTACTGCCGGACGTTGGCTGGCGCGGTTGTTACTGATTGTCGGATTAGTAGCGATGGGGTTATCGGTGCCAGGGGCGATTTTGGGTAGTATCGGGGCTTCGTTGGTAGAACTGCTCATCTGTCGGTTTTATGTGCGTCCGTCGCTATTCGATCGCACCAATTTTCCGATGCGGAAGCTGTGGAACTATGCAGTGCCGCTGTTTTTATTCGCACTGAGTATGCGCCTCTACGAAAAGCTCGATTTATTTGCCCTCAAACTGATGGGTGGCACCGCTGCTGAGGTCGGTATTTATGGAGCCGCCCAAAATTTAGCCCTAATTCCGGGCATCTTTTCGCTGTCGTTTGCGCCACTATTGCTATCGACACTAACGCGCACCCTAGCACGAGGTGACAAGCTCGCCGCCGAGCAAACTGGTTGCCATGCGCTCAGATCGATCGTGCTGATGCTACCCTTTGCTGGCATGAATGCGGGTGCTGCGCCAGAAATCGTCCAGTTCATCTTTGGGAAACCCTTTTTACCTGCTGCTCCCGTGCTGGCGGTGTTAATATTTGGGGCGATCGCATTAGCGATGATTTCGGTGACGACCGCCATCCTGACGGCGGCAGGTAAACCTAACTGGACATTGATGCTAGCTGCGCCCTTAGTACCCTGA
- a CDS encoding glycosyltransferase family 2 protein: MAENLLFSIVIPTYNRPDRLRTCLEAIAKIEYSRENFEVIVVDDGSEMPLDPIVAPFKPDLDLKLLRQENAGPASARNAGAAIATGKFIVFTDDDCLPTANWLSILATQFASNAQALIGGQTINALSENVYSTASQLLIDYLYEYYNHGKATVNFFASNNFALPVEKFRSIAGFDTNFPLAAGEDREFCDRWLDRGGKLVYAPQAQVYHAHQLTLLTFWRQHFNYGRGAFCFHQARAQRKRSPIAVEPLSFYFKLLTYPLLKVSLPQAIYLSVLMFLSQIANVLGFFYERRAAGPQVSNLT, from the coding sequence ATGGCTGAAAATCTACTGTTCTCAATTGTCATCCCCACTTACAATCGTCCCGATCGACTTCGCACCTGCTTGGAAGCGATCGCTAAAATTGAATACTCGCGAGAAAATTTTGAAGTAATTGTTGTCGATGATGGTAGTGAGATGCCCCTCGATCCGATCGTCGCTCCATTTAAACCCGATCTAGATCTGAAACTATTGCGCCAAGAAAATGCTGGCCCTGCCAGTGCGCGGAATGCTGGAGCCGCGATCGCTACAGGAAAATTTATTGTTTTTACAGATGATGATTGCTTACCGACAGCTAATTGGCTGTCTATTTTGGCGACTCAGTTTGCATCGAATGCTCAGGCATTAATCGGCGGACAAACAATTAATGCACTATCAGAAAATGTTTATTCCACAGCCAGTCAACTTCTCATCGATTATCTCTACGAATACTATAATCATGGCAAAGCAACGGTTAACTTTTTCGCCTCTAATAACTTCGCATTACCTGTAGAAAAATTTAGATCGATCGCGGGTTTTGATACTAACTTTCCCCTCGCAGCAGGTGAAGATCGCGAGTTTTGCGATCGGTGGTTGGATCGCGGCGGTAAGTTGGTTTATGCGCCACAGGCGCAAGTTTATCACGCCCATCAATTAACTTTGTTAACATTTTGGCGACAACATTTTAACTATGGACGCGGCGCATTTTGTTTTCATCAAGCCCGCGCCCAACGCAAGCGATCTCCGATTGCCGTCGAGCCACTATCGTTCTATTTTAAATTACTAACTTATCCGCTGCTCAAGGTTTCACTCCCTCAGGCAATCTATTTAAGTGTATTAATGTTTTTATCCCAGATAGCTAATGTGCTCGGTTTCTTTTACGAGCGGCGAGCCGCTGGACCGCAAGTATCAAATCTCACCTGA
- a CDS encoding glycosyltransferase, whose translation MAHIQSPFVSVIIPVFNDVERLKICLTALDRQTYPQHLYETIVVDNGSDREFDIAGVVAGFRAIATVEQTPGSYAARNHGISIATGSIIAFTDADCIPSQNWIEQGVKHLLSSPNCGLVAGKIEIFCKDPDRPTAVELYEYLTAFPQQKLVEQHHFGATANMFTFREIFEKVGRFNSSLKSRGDLEWGQRVHTSGYRQIYAADVCVKHPARYSFDELYLRTIRMAGGQYDLINLVAASALKQNFLYLNSVIADLIPPVMFIMMIWKDDRLKNYYQKIQVSRAIIFVRYVSGREKIRLKFGGTSARY comes from the coding sequence ATGGCTCACATTCAGTCTCCATTTGTCTCAGTTATTATTCCCGTCTTCAATGATGTCGAGCGACTGAAAATTTGCTTGACAGCTTTAGATCGACAAACTTATCCACAGCATTTGTATGAGACGATCGTGGTGGATAATGGTTCCGATCGGGAGTTCGACATTGCTGGTGTCGTGGCTGGATTTCGCGCGATCGCCACTGTAGAGCAGACTCCAGGCTCTTATGCCGCTCGAAATCACGGAATCTCGATCGCCACAGGGAGTATTATCGCTTTTACAGATGCGGATTGTATTCCGAGCCAGAATTGGATCGAACAAGGGGTGAAACATTTACTATCATCGCCAAATTGTGGATTGGTGGCTGGCAAAATTGAAATTTTCTGCAAAGATCCAGATCGCCCAACTGCTGTCGAATTGTATGAGTATTTAACAGCTTTTCCCCAACAGAAATTGGTCGAGCAGCACCACTTTGGTGCCACAGCAAATATGTTTACATTTCGAGAGATCTTTGAAAAAGTTGGGCGGTTTAATTCAAGTTTAAAATCTAGAGGCGATTTAGAATGGGGGCAACGAGTTCATACCAGCGGATATCGACAGATTTATGCCGCAGATGTGTGTGTCAAACATCCAGCTCGATATTCATTTGACGAACTCTATCTGCGGACTATTCGGATGGCTGGAGGACAATACGATCTGATTAATCTGGTAGCAGCTTCTGCTCTAAAACAAAACTTCCTATATTTAAATAGCGTGATTGCCGATTTGATTCCACCTGTAATGTTTATCATGATGATTTGGAAGGACGATCGATTGAAAAATTACTACCAAAAAATCCAAGTTTCCAGAGCGATTATTTTCGTTCGCTATGTCAGTGGACGGGAAAAAATACGACTGAAATTTGGTGGAACCTCTGCTAGATATTAA